Proteins encoded in a region of the Paucibacter sediminis genome:
- a CDS encoding flavin-dependent oxidoreductase produces MQDKALDILIAGGGIGGLTAALALQARGHRVRVCEATPQLKPLGVGINLLPHAVAVLDGLGLLPALQAMAVPTSALVFANRHGQAIYRDARGLGGGYSHPQLSIHRGELQLLLWREAAERLGEARLLSGQRVLAARTEGERVVAQLQASDGSHSELSADLLIGADGIHSALRRQFYPDEGAPRWNGMMMWRGTSRARPFLDGRTMVQAGHRRAKFVVYPIAPVAEDGLQLINWICDRRLREDGFGGGLSAPSREDWSKPGSLDDLLPTFGSWHFDWLDVPALIRSATQLLEWPMVDRDPLPRWRHGRITLLGDAAHPMYPIGSNGATQAILDADCLAQALQQGATPEAALDAYEAQRLPMCARIVEMNRQEGLDAILDLVEERAPAGFKRLEDVIDPAEIDALVRRYKAAAGHQQTR; encoded by the coding sequence ATGCAAGACAAAGCCCTGGACATCCTGATCGCCGGCGGCGGCATCGGCGGCCTCACCGCCGCCCTGGCCCTGCAGGCGCGCGGCCACCGCGTGCGCGTCTGCGAGGCCACGCCGCAGCTCAAGCCGCTGGGCGTGGGCATCAACCTGCTGCCCCATGCGGTGGCGGTGCTGGATGGCCTGGGTCTGCTGCCGGCGCTGCAGGCGATGGCGGTGCCGACCTCGGCCCTGGTGTTCGCGAACCGCCATGGCCAGGCCATCTACCGCGATGCGCGCGGGCTGGGCGGCGGCTACAGCCATCCGCAGCTGAGCATCCACCGCGGCGAGCTGCAACTGCTGCTGTGGCGCGAGGCGGCAGAGCGCCTGGGCGAGGCCAGGCTGCTGAGCGGGCAACGCGTGCTGGCCGCGCGCACCGAGGGCGAGCGCGTGGTGGCGCAGCTGCAGGCCAGCGACGGCAGCCACAGCGAATTGAGCGCCGATCTGCTGATCGGCGCCGATGGCATCCATTCGGCGCTGCGCCGCCAGTTCTATCCCGACGAGGGCGCACCGCGCTGGAACGGCATGATGATGTGGCGCGGCACCAGCCGTGCACGCCCCTTCCTGGACGGCCGCACCATGGTGCAGGCCGGCCACCGGCGCGCCAAGTTCGTGGTCTACCCGATCGCCCCGGTGGCCGAGGACGGGCTGCAGCTGATCAACTGGATCTGCGACCGCCGGCTGCGCGAGGACGGCTTTGGCGGCGGCCTCAGCGCCCCCAGCCGCGAGGACTGGAGCAAGCCCGGCTCGCTGGACGACCTGCTGCCCACCTTCGGCAGCTGGCATTTCGACTGGCTGGACGTGCCGGCCCTGATACGCAGCGCCACCCAGCTGCTGGAATGGCCGATGGTGGACCGCGACCCCCTGCCGCGCTGGCGCCATGGCCGCATCACCCTGCTGGGCGACGCGGCGCACCCGATGTACCCGATCGGCTCCAACGGCGCCACCCAGGCCATCCTCGATGCCGACTGCCTGGCCCAGGCCCTGCAGCAGGGCGCCACGCCGGAAGCGGCGCTCGACGCCTACGAGGCGCAGCGCCTGCCGATGTGCGCGCGCATCGTCGAGATGAACCGCCAGGAGGGGCTGGACGCCATCCTCGATCTGGTCGAGGAGCGCGCACCGGCCGGCTTCAAGCGGCTGGAGGACGTGATC
- a CDS encoding DUF6502 family protein, producing MKSAATLALEFSLKVVRPLARMLIKSGVAYPAFAQALKTEFLAAAQQELKQRGMPQTDSAVSLLSGVHRRDVRNLTRPAEVKAADAEAFRPLSLAAEVVGRWLNDAPFLDAQGRPKLLPRSAGDDSFDALVTRVSSDVRPRAVLDELLRLGGVAEEPEGIRLLAEEFTPRQGLEELAWLCADNLRDALSAGTANLLGEDKFLEQSIFVDELTPASVARLHQVSRQAWRQAFKLVMQEAQDRFNDDAQHAEAAQKNQRARFGVYFYAEPMNEGEKP from the coding sequence ATGAAGTCCGCGGCCACATTGGCGCTGGAGTTCAGCCTCAAGGTCGTGCGGCCGCTGGCACGCATGCTGATCAAGAGCGGCGTCGCCTACCCGGCCTTCGCCCAGGCCTTGAAGACCGAATTCCTGGCCGCCGCGCAGCAGGAACTGAAGCAGCGCGGCATGCCGCAGACCGATAGCGCGGTGAGCCTGCTGTCGGGCGTGCACCGGCGCGATGTGCGCAACCTGACGCGCCCCGCCGAGGTCAAGGCCGCCGATGCCGAGGCCTTCCGCCCGCTCAGCCTGGCGGCCGAGGTGGTGGGCCGCTGGCTCAACGACGCCCCCTTCCTGGACGCCCAGGGCCGCCCCAAGCTGCTGCCGCGCAGCGCCGGCGACGACAGCTTCGACGCCCTCGTCACCCGCGTCAGCAGCGATGTGCGGCCGCGCGCGGTGCTGGACGAATTGCTGCGCCTGGGCGGCGTGGCCGAAGAGCCGGAAGGCATACGCCTGCTGGCCGAGGAATTCACGCCCCGCCAGGGCCTGGAAGAACTGGCCTGGCTGTGCGCCGACAACCTGCGCGATGCGCTCTCGGCGGGCACCGCCAACCTGCTGGGCGAGGACAAGTTCCTGGAGCAATCCATCTTCGTGGACGAACTCACGCCGGCCTCGGTGGCGCGGCTGCACCAGGTCTCGCGCCAGGCCTGGCGCCAGGCTTTCAAGCTGGTGATGCAGGAAGCCCAGGACCGTTTCAATGACGATGCCCAGCATGCCGAAGCGGCACAGAAGAACCAACGGGCCCGCTTCGGCGTCTATTTCTATGCAGAACCCATGAATGAGGGAGAGAAGCCATGA
- a CDS encoding PLP-dependent aminotransferase family protein, which yields MSHSAAASPLSRDASTPLAQQLALRFAERIQQRLLLPGARLPSVRECARHHGVSPYTVVAAYDQLLASGMLEARKQRGFFVRDLRDARPHAKQPAPSPAGNAPIDASALIRGMFQADARHAPGLGTLPGDWLDLPMLQSAMRRVVSQSEEPDQLALQYGEPGGDPRLRAALARRLEDIGVHAAPEQIVSTVGATHALDLITRSLLSPGDAVLVDDPGWAIEYARLSQAGMRLLPVPRGQQGPDLDVMARLIEEHRPRMYVTVSVLHNPTGHSLSLASAHQILKLAEAADLMIVEDDTYAFLAPNHAPRLSALDGLKRTLYVSGFSKILTPAWRVGYVAASADKVHQLTELKLLSTLTTSPMMDRAVAICLEQGQLRRHAERVITRLDAARQRVVRLAEEAGCEFVTPPQGLFGWLEVGMDTERLAQRMLDAGWLIAPGLLFSPTRRAGTLMRINFATSQDARFWRLLQQLRERR from the coding sequence ATGAGCCACAGCGCCGCCGCCTCACCCCTCTCGCGCGATGCCAGCACCCCGCTGGCCCAGCAGCTGGCGCTGCGCTTTGCCGAACGCATCCAGCAGCGCCTGCTGCTGCCGGGCGCGCGCCTGCCCTCGGTGCGCGAATGTGCGCGCCACCATGGCGTGAGCCCCTACACGGTGGTGGCAGCCTACGACCAGCTGCTGGCCTCGGGCATGCTGGAGGCGCGCAAGCAGCGCGGCTTCTTCGTGCGTGATCTCCGTGATGCACGCCCGCACGCCAAGCAGCCCGCCCCCAGCCCGGCGGGCAACGCACCGATCGACGCCTCGGCCCTGATACGCGGCATGTTCCAGGCCGACGCGCGCCATGCGCCGGGCCTGGGCACCCTGCCGGGCGACTGGCTGGACCTGCCGATGCTGCAGAGCGCGATGCGCCGCGTCGTCAGCCAGAGCGAGGAGCCAGACCAGCTGGCCCTGCAGTACGGCGAGCCCGGTGGCGACCCGCGCCTGCGCGCCGCGCTGGCGCGCCGGCTGGAGGACATCGGCGTGCATGCCGCGCCCGAGCAGATCGTCAGCACCGTGGGCGCCACCCATGCGCTGGACCTGATCACGCGCAGCCTGCTGAGCCCCGGCGATGCGGTGCTGGTGGACGACCCCGGCTGGGCGATCGAGTACGCACGCCTGTCGCAGGCGGGCATGCGCCTGCTGCCGGTGCCGCGCGGCCAGCAGGGCCCCGATCTGGACGTGATGGCGCGCCTCATCGAGGAGCACCGGCCGCGCATGTATGTGACGGTCTCGGTGCTGCACAACCCCACCGGCCACAGCCTCTCGCTGGCCAGCGCGCACCAGATCCTCAAGCTTGCCGAGGCGGCCGACCTGATGATCGTGGAGGACGACACCTATGCCTTCCTGGCGCCCAACCATGCGCCGCGGCTCTCGGCCCTGGACGGGCTCAAGCGCACGCTCTATGTGTCGGGCTTTTCCAAGATCCTCACGCCGGCCTGGCGCGTCGGCTATGTGGCGGCCAGCGCCGACAAGGTGCACCAGCTCACCGAGCTGAAACTGCTCTCCACCCTCACCACCAGCCCGATGATGGACCGCGCGGTGGCGATCTGCCTGGAGCAGGGCCAGCTGCGCCGCCACGCCGAGCGCGTCATCACCCGGCTGGATGCGGCGCGCCAGCGCGTCGTGCGCCTGGCCGAGGAGGCCGGCTGCGAATTCGTGACCCCGCCGCAAGGCCTGTTCGGCTGGCTGGAGGTGGGCATGGACACCGAGCGCCTGGCGCAGCGCATGCTGGATGCCGGCTGGCTGATCGCGCCGGGCCTGCTGTTCAGCCCGACGCGCCGCGCCGGCACGCTGATGCGCATCAACTTCGCCACCTCGCAGGACGCGCGCTTCTGGCGCCTGCTGCAGCAGCTGCGCGAGAGGCGCTAG
- a CDS encoding MarR family winged helix-turn-helix transcriptional regulator, with translation MSKTASSQAQVPEGLLLPVPGLDYGVLDELLGYALRRAQNALYLDFYRATEGLDVSPQRFAALVLVARNPGMRQGLLAQAMGLHRSGALRLTDWLTEQGWAERRDDPSDARSWGLHLTAHGRRTLAKLEQLVRAHDQALLQGLGERGSALKADLERLAWVATAAAQPIPPAKPTKTDRRPKP, from the coding sequence ATGAGCAAGACGGCAAGTTCCCAAGCGCAGGTTCCCGAGGGGCTGTTGCTGCCCGTGCCCGGGCTCGACTACGGCGTGCTGGACGAGCTGCTGGGCTATGCCCTGCGGCGCGCGCAGAACGCGCTCTACCTGGACTTCTACCGCGCCACCGAGGGGCTGGACGTGAGCCCGCAGCGCTTTGCCGCGCTGGTGCTGGTGGCCCGCAATCCCGGCATGCGCCAGGGCCTGCTGGCCCAGGCGATGGGGCTGCACCGCAGCGGCGCGCTGCGCCTGACCGATTGGCTGACCGAGCAGGGCTGGGCGGAGCGGCGCGACGATCCCAGCGACGCACGCTCCTGGGGCCTGCACCTGACCGCGCATGGCCGCCGCACCCTGGCCAAGCTGGAGCAGCTGGTGCGCGCCCACGACCAGGCCCTGTTGCAGGGCCTGGGCGAGCGCGGCAGCGCCTTGAAGGCCGATCTCGAGCGGCTGGCCTGGGTGGCCACCGCGGCGGCCCAACCGATTCCACCCGCCAAGCCGACCAAAACCGACAGGAGACCCAAGCCATGA
- a CDS encoding ATP-binding cassette domain-containing protein — protein MAVLSISNAHLAFGHVALLDGANFSLEIGERVGLIGRNGTGKSSLLKILAGLEKLDDGLLQLQQGLTSVYVPQEPELRADATIFEVVSEGVAEAKALRARYEIHDENDDLAWVQERIEHIGAWNWEQRVDETLQRLGLDGSRLVGALSGGLKKRVALGRALVAQPDVLLLDEPTNHLDLDAITWLEELLNNFKGSLLLITHDRAFLDNVANRIVELDRGQLRGYPGNFAAFTAAKEYELQNEALFNARFDKLLAQEEVWIRKGVEARRTRSVARIQRLEAMRLAHAARRDVQGKVKLDIDTGGASGKIVAELENVFKSYGDRTIVRDFTATILRGDKVGLVGPNGAGKTTLLKLILGELAPDSGEVRQGSRLSVAYFDQMRDTLNLDATLADTISPGSEWIEIGSQKKHVKSYLGDFLFSPARANSPVKSLSGGERNRLLLARLFARPANVLVLDEPTNDLDIETLELLEELLAEYDGTVFLVSHDRRFLDNVVTSTIVSEGDGRWREYEGGVQDWLLQSKRAAALQAKQAPAPAPAPAPAPAVAAAPAAPKRKLSYKEQRELDELPARIEALETEQAQVAALLAGTELYTQGAARLAEVTARAGQIEDELMGLLERWEALGAR, from the coding sequence ATGGCAGTCCTCTCAATTAGCAACGCCCATCTCGCATTCGGCCATGTCGCCCTGCTGGATGGCGCCAACTTCTCACTCGAAATCGGTGAGCGCGTCGGCCTGATCGGCCGCAACGGCACGGGCAAGTCCTCGCTGCTGAAAATCCTCGCCGGCCTGGAGAAGCTCGACGATGGCCTGCTGCAGCTGCAGCAGGGCCTCACCAGCGTCTACGTGCCGCAGGAGCCCGAGCTGCGTGCCGATGCCACCATCTTCGAGGTGGTGAGCGAGGGCGTGGCCGAGGCCAAGGCGCTGCGCGCGCGCTACGAGATCCACGACGAGAACGACGACCTCGCCTGGGTGCAGGAACGCATCGAGCACATCGGTGCCTGGAACTGGGAACAGCGCGTCGACGAGACCCTGCAGCGCCTGGGCCTGGACGGCTCGCGCCTGGTGGGCGCGCTCTCGGGCGGACTGAAGAAGCGCGTCGCCCTGGGCCGCGCCCTGGTGGCACAGCCCGACGTGCTGCTGCTGGACGAGCCCACCAACCACCTGGACCTGGACGCCATCACCTGGCTGGAGGAGTTGCTCAACAACTTCAAGGGTTCGCTGCTGCTGATCACCCACGACCGCGCCTTCCTCGACAACGTCGCCAACCGCATCGTCGAGCTGGACCGCGGCCAGCTGCGCGGCTACCCCGGCAACTTCGCGGCCTTCACCGCCGCCAAGGAATACGAGCTGCAGAACGAGGCGCTCTTCAATGCCCGCTTCGACAAGCTGCTGGCGCAGGAAGAGGTGTGGATACGCAAGGGTGTGGAAGCGCGCCGTACGCGCAGCGTGGCGCGCATCCAGCGCCTGGAGGCGATGCGCCTGGCGCATGCGGCGCGCCGCGATGTGCAGGGCAAGGTCAAGCTGGACATCGACACCGGCGGCGCCAGCGGCAAGATCGTGGCCGAGCTGGAGAATGTGTTCAAGAGCTATGGCGATCGCACCATCGTGCGCGACTTCACCGCCACCATCCTGCGCGGCGACAAGGTCGGCCTGGTGGGCCCCAACGGCGCCGGTAAGACCACGCTGCTGAAACTGATCCTGGGCGAGCTGGCACCCGACAGCGGCGAGGTGCGCCAGGGCTCGCGCCTCTCGGTGGCCTATTTCGACCAGATGCGCGACACGCTCAATCTGGACGCGACCCTGGCCGACACCATCAGCCCCGGCAGCGAGTGGATCGAGATCGGCAGCCAGAAGAAGCATGTGAAAAGCTATCTGGGCGACTTCCTGTTCTCGCCCGCGCGCGCCAACTCGCCGGTGAAGAGCCTCTCCGGCGGCGAACGCAACCGCCTGCTGCTGGCGCGCCTGTTCGCGCGCCCCGCCAATGTGCTGGTGCTGGACGAGCCCACCAACGACCTCGACATCGAGACCCTGGAGCTGCTGGAAGAGCTGCTGGCCGAGTACGACGGCACCGTCTTCCTGGTCAGCCATGACCGGCGCTTCCTCGACAACGTCGTCACCTCCACCATCGTCAGCGAGGGCGACGGGCGCTGGCGCGAGTACGAGGGCGGGGTGCAGGACTGGCTGCTGCAATCCAAGCGTGCCGCGGCGCTGCAAGCCAAGCAGGCGCCGGCGCCCGCACCGGCCCCCGCGCCCGCACCGGCTGTGGCAGCGGCCCCGGCGGCGCCGAAGCGCAAGCTCAGCTACAAGGAGCAGCGCGAGCTGGACGAGTTGCCCGCACGCATCGAGGCGCTGGAGACCGAGCAGGCCCAGGTGGCCGCCCTGCTGGCCGGCACCGAGCTCTACACCCAGGGTGCCGCGCGCCTGGCCGAGGTGACGGCGCGCGCCGGCCAGATCGAGGACGAGCTGATGGGCTTGCTGGAGCGCTGGGAGGCGCTCGGCGCGCGCTGA
- a CDS encoding Bug family tripartite tricarboxylate transporter substrate binding protein encodes MTKHFSMHRRELTLGLAALLAGPLARAQGALPRILVGFPAGGSVDTTARRVAEAWRGRMAESVLVEQKVGAGGRLAIAALKDAAPDGMTLLLSPSSMFTIYPHAYRKLAYKPESDVVPVGPLAHSTCGFGVGPMVPATVKTLAQFADWARANAQSAAYASPAAGAMPHFLGNQFERAAGIKLTHVPYRGAAPGMQDLMGGQIASGCFSIGDFLPHLASGRVRLLGVTDTRRSRFAPEVPTFEEQGFKGIEGVESYGLFLPAKAAPATVDRIADLVRAALRETAVVEGLAKLGFEPFSLSAPEYARRLAAERAQWGPIVKASGFSSDD; translated from the coding sequence ATGACCAAGCACTTTTCGATGCATCGACGCGAACTCACGCTGGGCCTGGCGGCCTTGCTGGCCGGGCCATTGGCGCGCGCCCAGGGCGCCCTGCCGCGCATCCTGGTGGGCTTCCCGGCCGGCGGCTCCGTGGACACGACCGCGCGCCGCGTCGCCGAGGCCTGGCGCGGCCGCATGGCCGAATCGGTGCTGGTGGAGCAGAAGGTGGGCGCCGGCGGCCGCCTGGCGATTGCGGCGCTCAAGGACGCGGCGCCCGATGGCATGACGCTGCTGCTGAGCCCCTCGTCGATGTTCACCATCTACCCGCATGCCTATCGCAAGCTGGCCTATAAGCCGGAGTCCGATGTGGTGCCGGTGGGCCCGCTGGCGCATTCCACCTGCGGCTTTGGCGTCGGTCCGATGGTGCCGGCCACCGTCAAGACGCTGGCCCAGTTTGCCGACTGGGCGCGGGCGAATGCGCAGAGCGCCGCCTATGCCTCGCCGGCCGCGGGCGCGATGCCGCATTTCCTGGGCAACCAGTTCGAGCGCGCCGCCGGCATCAAGCTGACCCATGTGCCCTACCGCGGCGCCGCGCCCGGCATGCAGGACCTGATGGGCGGCCAGATCGCCTCGGGCTGCTTCAGCATCGGCGATTTCCTGCCGCATCTGGCCTCGGGCCGGGTGCGCCTGCTGGGCGTGACCGACACGCGCCGTTCGCGTTTCGCGCCCGAGGTGCCGACCTTCGAGGAGCAGGGCTTCAAGGGCATCGAGGGCGTGGAGAGCTATGGCTTGTTCCTGCCGGCCAAGGCGGCGCCGGCCACCGTCGACCGCATCGCCGACCTGGTGCGCGCGGCGCTGCGCGAGACCGCGGTGGTGGAGGGCCTGGCCAAGCTCGGCTTCGAACCGTTCTCGCTGAGCGCGCCCGAATATGCGCGTCGCCTCGCGGCCGAGCGCGCGCAATGGGGGCCCATCGTCAAGGCCTCGGGCTTTTCCTCCGACGACTGA